The following are encoded in a window of Osmia bicornis bicornis chromosome 15, iOsmBic2.1, whole genome shotgun sequence genomic DNA:
- the LOC114872977 gene encoding uncharacterized protein LOC114872977 isoform X3 — protein sequence MLIYDVLHKETVYHSIVSDLRNYGVKYRFKKSMFKTEILEGTKQISKKVFKTSLSYQPLDVVNLSSGGIVHVPVFISQATAFLEKYITQEGLFRKAGSQLRQKELMICLDNGDILGDKHHAIDVANCLKTFLRDLPEPLIPYVYHDLFIHCAMLKTFRVQALLLACILLPPHHLNTLAYFMEFLKKVSLYEKQNKMNVDNLAKVIGPNVMPLQEVSMSAVRTRLELHLIIVKILIENAESIGILPDHITQAVSMETIGSTDNELDVSGSHLHSKLRKKKHRSGSLTRVFNGLKKMVGKNSTPEDDNVSDNQRILENYDALHASNNKSTKKRKVEYSDSQTSKKKRNSDKTDKSKKMRLSLDRFVPRKPKINDEGTETYTERRWSSVNDKSDSQRTHRTYSDGSSQLKLILKNNETSNDLHREYNNVFIDANINLSDDNDEQVLLAKESDISKSHPQINLNSEELKVANSFDQVYLYPLKNRVTVNNLETYSRIKVTSVDNESEEYVTIPKSEYEEIKNRVSAIESRLSQELGCVNDEEKDSLSPHSVKKVQTAYEKTLEEASIESTVTTDYLARKLGKELKIRRSGEHKIIRSPSARKIGNLRRRSQERMMSKRVKRTSSWHISHGSNLQSHVQSNQELNNAYLHNEKHFSPNYIKDDTISTSFWEEDKNVIINNVRKKLNNSSARASNDDLNYIAIEALPIKNRTHTTVRRVSSFHGNEFTNTNTYSVEKVEKLKKTNSQQNIILNNTSATKSTPKFDGWRKATMSWKDAEGYFTSATQTNTPVTQTGRASIAKLRTQNAGMVLAKAKLFDECTTKVYGQNAILNKKNDLLSTTNDQCRKSSRNVKNKNSRHSPSQIIVETENATSNLNQEGGKTCYYISQNKQLNMISNATNHQKENITVKTPPSVKKGSPLLQESRLSTYKADSNALCKTPHIKKPLTVKTPKSAKSLVKKPTVDSRRTPLKAVSQLGTSKYQSPKSILKTRTVHRYA from the exons ATGTTGATTTACGATGTTTTACATAAAGAAACTGTATATCATTCAATCGTTAGCGACCTCCGTAACTATGGGGTTAAATACCGATTTAAAAAGAGTATGTTTAAAACTGAAATACTGGAGGGAACTaaacaaatttcgaaaaaagtTTTTAAGACTTCTTTATCCTATCAACCATTAGATGTTGTGAATTTATCTTCGGGTGGTATTGTTCACGTACCCGTTTTTATTAGTCAAGCAACTgcatttttagaaaaatatattactcAAGAAGGGTTGTTCAGGAAAGCAGGATCTCAACTAAGACAAAAAGAATTAATGATCTGTTTAGATAATGGTGATATATTAGGAGATAAACATCATGCAATTGATGtagctaattgtttaaaaacttttcttagGGATTTACCAGAACCATTAATCCCTTATGTATATCatgatttatttatacattgtGCTATGCTTAAAACATTTCGTGTACAAGCATTGTTATTAGCTTGTATTCTCTTGCCACCGCACCATCTTAATACATTAGCATATTTTATGGAATTTCTGAAAAAAGTATCTCTGTAtgagaaacaaaataaaatgaatgtcGATAATTTAGCTAAAGTTATTGGACCAAATGTTATGCCTTTACAAGAAGTTAGTATGTCTGCTGTAAGAACACGTCttgaattacatttaattattgttaag attttaattgaaaatgcaGAGAGTATTGGTATTTTACCAGATCATATAACACAAGCTGTTTCTATGGAAACAATTGGTAGCACAGACAATGAATTAGATGTATCTGGTAGTCATTTGCATTCAAAGTtgaggaaaaaaaaacatcgCAGTGGAAGTCTTACAC GAGTATTTAATGGTTTAAAAAAGATGGTTGGCAAGAATAGTACACCTGAAGATGATAATGTATCTGATAATCAGAgaattcttgaaaattatgATGCATTGCATGcatcaaataataaaagtaccaaaaaaagaaaagttgaGTACTCAGATTCTCAAACTTCAAAGAAAAA AAGGAATTCAGATAAAACTGATAAATCTAAGAAAATGAGACTCAGCTTGGATCGTTTTGTACCAAGGAAACCA aaaattaaCGATGAAGGTACCGAAACATATACGGAACGACGGTGGAGTTCCGTTAATGATAAATCTGATTCACAAAGAACACATAGAACATACAGCGATGGTTCATCAcagttgaaattaattttaaaaaataacgaaACGTCAAATGATCTTCATAGAGAGTATAACAACGTTTTCATTGACGCAAACATTAATTTATCGGATGATAATGACGAGCAGGTCTTGTTAGCAAAAGAAAGTGATATTAGTAAATCCCATCCACAAATTAACTTAAATTCAGAAGAATTAAAGGTTGCGAATAGTTTTGATCAAGTGTATTTATACCCGTTAAAGAACAGAGTAACCGTAAATAATCTGGAAACATATTCACGTATTAAAGTCACATCTGTGGACAACGAGTCTGAAGAATATGTTACGATACCGAAAAGCGAATAtgaggaaattaaaaatagagtTTCAGCGATTGAATCTCGCCTTTCTCAAGAGCTTGGATGTGTGAATGATGAGGAAAAGGATAGTTTATCACCACACTCTGTAAAAAAAGTACAAACTGCCTATGAAAAAACTTTAGAAGAAGCTAGTATTGAAAGTACGGTAACAACCGACTATTTAGCTAGAAAACTTGGTAAAGAACTTAAAATTAGAAGATCGGGCgaacataaaattattcgatCTCCAAGTGCTCGAAAAATAGGAAATTTAAGAAGACGATCACAGGAGAGAATGATGAG TAAACGTGTTAAGCGAACTTCTTCGTGGCATATTTCTCATGGATCAAATTTACAGTCGCATGTACAATCTAATCAAGAATTAAATAATGCTTATCTCCATAATGAGAAACATTTTTCACCAAATTATATAAAAgatgatactatatctacttctTTTTGGGAAGAAGacaaaaatgtaataataaataatgtacGTAAAAAACTTAACAATTCAAGTGCACGTGCATCAAACGACGATTTAAATTATATTGCAATTGAAGCACTTCCAATAAAGAATAGAACACACACGACAGTACGCCGGGTGTCATCTTTCCATGGTAATGAATttacaaatacaaatacatATTCCGttgaaaaagttgaaaaattgaagaagaCAAACAGTCagcaaaatattattttaaataatacatctGCCACTAAGTCGACTCCGAAATTTGATGGTTGGAGAAAAGCAACTATGTCCTGGAAAGATGCTGAGGGATATTTTACCTCGGCTACCCAAACGAATACCCCGGTTACTCAAACTGGTCGTGCATCGATTGCGAAATTAAGAACTCAAAATGCAGGAATGGTATTAGCTAAAGCTAAATTATTCGATGAATGTACAACAAAAGTATACGGACAAAAtgctattttaaataaaaaaaatgatttactAAGTACAACTAATGATCAGTGTCGAAAGTCGAGCAGAAatgtaaaaaacaaaaactcGAGGCATTCACCTTCTCAAATTATAGTGGAAACAGAGAACGCGACTTCAAATTTAAATCAGGAAGGTGGTAAAACGTGTTATTACATTTCTCAAAATAAGCAACTTAATATGATTTCTAACGCAACAAATCACCAGAAGGAGAATATTACTGTAAAAACACCGCCTTCGGTAAAAAAAGGGTCTCCGTTATTGCAGGAGTCAAGGTTGAGTACGTACAAAGCCGATAGCAATGCACTATGTAAAACTCCACATATTAAGAAACCATTGACTGTAAAAACACCTAAAAGTGCTAAGTCACTAGTAAAGAAACCTACAGTAGATTCTCGTAGAACGCCTTTAAAGGCTGTTAGTCAGTTAGGAACATCAAAATATCAAAGTCCTAAAAGTATTTTGAAAACAAGAACTGTTCATAGATATGCTTAA
- the LOC114872977 gene encoding uncharacterized protein LOC114872977 isoform X1: MLIYDVLHKETVYHSIVSDLRNYGVKYRFKKSMFKTEILEGTKQISKKVFKTSLSYQPLDVVNLSSGGIVHVPVFISQATAFLEKYITQEGLFRKAGSQLRQKELMICLDNGDILGDKHHAIDVANCLKTFLRDLPEPLIPYVYHDLFIHCAMLKTFRVQALLLACILLPPHHLNTLAYFMEFLKKVSLYEKQNKMNVDNLAKVIGPNVMPLQEVSMSAVRTRLELHLIIVKILIENAESIGILPDHITQAVSMETIGSTDNELDVSGSHLHSKLRKKKHRSGSLTRKPHLSASNLNLRVFNGLKKMVGKNSTPEDDNVSDNQRILENYDALHASNNKSTKKRKVEYSDSQTSKKKRNSDKTDKSKKMRLSLDRFVPRKPKINDEGTETYTERRWSSVNDKSDSQRTHRTYSDGSSQLKLILKNNETSNDLHREYNNVFIDANINLSDDNDEQVLLAKESDISKSHPQINLNSEELKVANSFDQVYLYPLKNRVTVNNLETYSRIKVTSVDNESEEYVTIPKSEYEEIKNRVSAIESRLSQELGCVNDEEKDSLSPHSVKKVQTAYEKTLEEASIESTVTTDYLARKLGKELKIRRSGEHKIIRSPSARKIGNLRRRSQERMMSKRVKRTSSWHISHGSNLQSHVQSNQELNNAYLHNEKHFSPNYIKDDTISTSFWEEDKNVIINNVRKKLNNSSARASNDDLNYIAIEALPIKNRTHTTVRRVSSFHGNEFTNTNTYSVEKVEKLKKTNSQQNIILNNTSATKSTPKFDGWRKATMSWKDAEGYFTSATQTNTPVTQTGRASIAKLRTQNAGMVLAKAKLFDECTTKVYGQNAILNKKNDLLSTTNDQCRKSSRNVKNKNSRHSPSQIIVETENATSNLNQEGGKTCYYISQNKQLNMISNATNHQKENITVKTPPSVKKGSPLLQESRLSTYKADSNALCKTPHIKKPLTVKTPKSAKSLVKKPTVDSRRTPLKAVSQLGTSKYQSPKSILKTRTVHRYA, translated from the exons ATGTTGATTTACGATGTTTTACATAAAGAAACTGTATATCATTCAATCGTTAGCGACCTCCGTAACTATGGGGTTAAATACCGATTTAAAAAGAGTATGTTTAAAACTGAAATACTGGAGGGAACTaaacaaatttcgaaaaaagtTTTTAAGACTTCTTTATCCTATCAACCATTAGATGTTGTGAATTTATCTTCGGGTGGTATTGTTCACGTACCCGTTTTTATTAGTCAAGCAACTgcatttttagaaaaatatattactcAAGAAGGGTTGTTCAGGAAAGCAGGATCTCAACTAAGACAAAAAGAATTAATGATCTGTTTAGATAATGGTGATATATTAGGAGATAAACATCATGCAATTGATGtagctaattgtttaaaaacttttcttagGGATTTACCAGAACCATTAATCCCTTATGTATATCatgatttatttatacattgtGCTATGCTTAAAACATTTCGTGTACAAGCATTGTTATTAGCTTGTATTCTCTTGCCACCGCACCATCTTAATACATTAGCATATTTTATGGAATTTCTGAAAAAAGTATCTCTGTAtgagaaacaaaataaaatgaatgtcGATAATTTAGCTAAAGTTATTGGACCAAATGTTATGCCTTTACAAGAAGTTAGTATGTCTGCTGTAAGAACACGTCttgaattacatttaattattgttaag attttaattgaaaatgcaGAGAGTATTGGTATTTTACCAGATCATATAACACAAGCTGTTTCTATGGAAACAATTGGTAGCACAGACAATGAATTAGATGTATCTGGTAGTCATTTGCATTCAAAGTtgaggaaaaaaaaacatcgCAGTGGAAGTCTTACACGTAAGCCACATCTAAGTGCCTCCAATCTCAATCTAA GAGTATTTAATGGTTTAAAAAAGATGGTTGGCAAGAATAGTACACCTGAAGATGATAATGTATCTGATAATCAGAgaattcttgaaaattatgATGCATTGCATGcatcaaataataaaagtaccaaaaaaagaaaagttgaGTACTCAGATTCTCAAACTTCAAAGAAAAA AAGGAATTCAGATAAAACTGATAAATCTAAGAAAATGAGACTCAGCTTGGATCGTTTTGTACCAAGGAAACCA aaaattaaCGATGAAGGTACCGAAACATATACGGAACGACGGTGGAGTTCCGTTAATGATAAATCTGATTCACAAAGAACACATAGAACATACAGCGATGGTTCATCAcagttgaaattaattttaaaaaataacgaaACGTCAAATGATCTTCATAGAGAGTATAACAACGTTTTCATTGACGCAAACATTAATTTATCGGATGATAATGACGAGCAGGTCTTGTTAGCAAAAGAAAGTGATATTAGTAAATCCCATCCACAAATTAACTTAAATTCAGAAGAATTAAAGGTTGCGAATAGTTTTGATCAAGTGTATTTATACCCGTTAAAGAACAGAGTAACCGTAAATAATCTGGAAACATATTCACGTATTAAAGTCACATCTGTGGACAACGAGTCTGAAGAATATGTTACGATACCGAAAAGCGAATAtgaggaaattaaaaatagagtTTCAGCGATTGAATCTCGCCTTTCTCAAGAGCTTGGATGTGTGAATGATGAGGAAAAGGATAGTTTATCACCACACTCTGTAAAAAAAGTACAAACTGCCTATGAAAAAACTTTAGAAGAAGCTAGTATTGAAAGTACGGTAACAACCGACTATTTAGCTAGAAAACTTGGTAAAGAACTTAAAATTAGAAGATCGGGCgaacataaaattattcgatCTCCAAGTGCTCGAAAAATAGGAAATTTAAGAAGACGATCACAGGAGAGAATGATGAG TAAACGTGTTAAGCGAACTTCTTCGTGGCATATTTCTCATGGATCAAATTTACAGTCGCATGTACAATCTAATCAAGAATTAAATAATGCTTATCTCCATAATGAGAAACATTTTTCACCAAATTATATAAAAgatgatactatatctacttctTTTTGGGAAGAAGacaaaaatgtaataataaataatgtacGTAAAAAACTTAACAATTCAAGTGCACGTGCATCAAACGACGATTTAAATTATATTGCAATTGAAGCACTTCCAATAAAGAATAGAACACACACGACAGTACGCCGGGTGTCATCTTTCCATGGTAATGAATttacaaatacaaatacatATTCCGttgaaaaagttgaaaaattgaagaagaCAAACAGTCagcaaaatattattttaaataatacatctGCCACTAAGTCGACTCCGAAATTTGATGGTTGGAGAAAAGCAACTATGTCCTGGAAAGATGCTGAGGGATATTTTACCTCGGCTACCCAAACGAATACCCCGGTTACTCAAACTGGTCGTGCATCGATTGCGAAATTAAGAACTCAAAATGCAGGAATGGTATTAGCTAAAGCTAAATTATTCGATGAATGTACAACAAAAGTATACGGACAAAAtgctattttaaataaaaaaaatgatttactAAGTACAACTAATGATCAGTGTCGAAAGTCGAGCAGAAatgtaaaaaacaaaaactcGAGGCATTCACCTTCTCAAATTATAGTGGAAACAGAGAACGCGACTTCAAATTTAAATCAGGAAGGTGGTAAAACGTGTTATTACATTTCTCAAAATAAGCAACTTAATATGATTTCTAACGCAACAAATCACCAGAAGGAGAATATTACTGTAAAAACACCGCCTTCGGTAAAAAAAGGGTCTCCGTTATTGCAGGAGTCAAGGTTGAGTACGTACAAAGCCGATAGCAATGCACTATGTAAAACTCCACATATTAAGAAACCATTGACTGTAAAAACACCTAAAAGTGCTAAGTCACTAGTAAAGAAACCTACAGTAGATTCTCGTAGAACGCCTTTAAAGGCTGTTAGTCAGTTAGGAACATCAAAATATCAAAGTCCTAAAAGTATTTTGAAAACAAGAACTGTTCATAGATATGCTTAA
- the LOC114872977 gene encoding uncharacterized protein LOC114872977 isoform X2, protein MLIYDVLHKETVYHSIVSDLRNYGVKYRFKKSMFKTEILEGTKQISKKVFKTSLSYQPLDVVNLSSGGIVHVPVFISQATAFLEKYITQEGLFRKAGSQLRQKELMICLDNGDILGDKHHAIDVANCLKTFLRDLPEPLIPYVYHDLFIHCAMLKTFRVQALLLACILLPPHHLNTLAYFMEFLKKVSLYEKQNKMNVDNLAKVIGPNVMPLQEVSMSAVRTRLELHLIIVKILIENAESIGILPDHITQAVSMETIGSTDNELDVSGSHLHSKLRKKKHRSGSLTRKPHLSASNLNLRVFNGLKKMVGKNSTPEDDNVSDNQRILENYDALHASNNKSTKKRKVEYSDSQTSKKKNSDKTDKSKKMRLSLDRFVPRKPKINDEGTETYTERRWSSVNDKSDSQRTHRTYSDGSSQLKLILKNNETSNDLHREYNNVFIDANINLSDDNDEQVLLAKESDISKSHPQINLNSEELKVANSFDQVYLYPLKNRVTVNNLETYSRIKVTSVDNESEEYVTIPKSEYEEIKNRVSAIESRLSQELGCVNDEEKDSLSPHSVKKVQTAYEKTLEEASIESTVTTDYLARKLGKELKIRRSGEHKIIRSPSARKIGNLRRRSQERMMSKRVKRTSSWHISHGSNLQSHVQSNQELNNAYLHNEKHFSPNYIKDDTISTSFWEEDKNVIINNVRKKLNNSSARASNDDLNYIAIEALPIKNRTHTTVRRVSSFHGNEFTNTNTYSVEKVEKLKKTNSQQNIILNNTSATKSTPKFDGWRKATMSWKDAEGYFTSATQTNTPVTQTGRASIAKLRTQNAGMVLAKAKLFDECTTKVYGQNAILNKKNDLLSTTNDQCRKSSRNVKNKNSRHSPSQIIVETENATSNLNQEGGKTCYYISQNKQLNMISNATNHQKENITVKTPPSVKKGSPLLQESRLSTYKADSNALCKTPHIKKPLTVKTPKSAKSLVKKPTVDSRRTPLKAVSQLGTSKYQSPKSILKTRTVHRYA, encoded by the exons ATGTTGATTTACGATGTTTTACATAAAGAAACTGTATATCATTCAATCGTTAGCGACCTCCGTAACTATGGGGTTAAATACCGATTTAAAAAGAGTATGTTTAAAACTGAAATACTGGAGGGAACTaaacaaatttcgaaaaaagtTTTTAAGACTTCTTTATCCTATCAACCATTAGATGTTGTGAATTTATCTTCGGGTGGTATTGTTCACGTACCCGTTTTTATTAGTCAAGCAACTgcatttttagaaaaatatattactcAAGAAGGGTTGTTCAGGAAAGCAGGATCTCAACTAAGACAAAAAGAATTAATGATCTGTTTAGATAATGGTGATATATTAGGAGATAAACATCATGCAATTGATGtagctaattgtttaaaaacttttcttagGGATTTACCAGAACCATTAATCCCTTATGTATATCatgatttatttatacattgtGCTATGCTTAAAACATTTCGTGTACAAGCATTGTTATTAGCTTGTATTCTCTTGCCACCGCACCATCTTAATACATTAGCATATTTTATGGAATTTCTGAAAAAAGTATCTCTGTAtgagaaacaaaataaaatgaatgtcGATAATTTAGCTAAAGTTATTGGACCAAATGTTATGCCTTTACAAGAAGTTAGTATGTCTGCTGTAAGAACACGTCttgaattacatttaattattgttaag attttaattgaaaatgcaGAGAGTATTGGTATTTTACCAGATCATATAACACAAGCTGTTTCTATGGAAACAATTGGTAGCACAGACAATGAATTAGATGTATCTGGTAGTCATTTGCATTCAAAGTtgaggaaaaaaaaacatcgCAGTGGAAGTCTTACACGTAAGCCACATCTAAGTGCCTCCAATCTCAATCTAA GAGTATTTAATGGTTTAAAAAAGATGGTTGGCAAGAATAGTACACCTGAAGATGATAATGTATCTGATAATCAGAgaattcttgaaaattatgATGCATTGCATGcatcaaataataaaagtaccaaaaaaagaaaagttgaGTACTCAGATTCTCAAACTTCAAAGAAAAA GAATTCAGATAAAACTGATAAATCTAAGAAAATGAGACTCAGCTTGGATCGTTTTGTACCAAGGAAACCA aaaattaaCGATGAAGGTACCGAAACATATACGGAACGACGGTGGAGTTCCGTTAATGATAAATCTGATTCACAAAGAACACATAGAACATACAGCGATGGTTCATCAcagttgaaattaattttaaaaaataacgaaACGTCAAATGATCTTCATAGAGAGTATAACAACGTTTTCATTGACGCAAACATTAATTTATCGGATGATAATGACGAGCAGGTCTTGTTAGCAAAAGAAAGTGATATTAGTAAATCCCATCCACAAATTAACTTAAATTCAGAAGAATTAAAGGTTGCGAATAGTTTTGATCAAGTGTATTTATACCCGTTAAAGAACAGAGTAACCGTAAATAATCTGGAAACATATTCACGTATTAAAGTCACATCTGTGGACAACGAGTCTGAAGAATATGTTACGATACCGAAAAGCGAATAtgaggaaattaaaaatagagtTTCAGCGATTGAATCTCGCCTTTCTCAAGAGCTTGGATGTGTGAATGATGAGGAAAAGGATAGTTTATCACCACACTCTGTAAAAAAAGTACAAACTGCCTATGAAAAAACTTTAGAAGAAGCTAGTATTGAAAGTACGGTAACAACCGACTATTTAGCTAGAAAACTTGGTAAAGAACTTAAAATTAGAAGATCGGGCgaacataaaattattcgatCTCCAAGTGCTCGAAAAATAGGAAATTTAAGAAGACGATCACAGGAGAGAATGATGAG TAAACGTGTTAAGCGAACTTCTTCGTGGCATATTTCTCATGGATCAAATTTACAGTCGCATGTACAATCTAATCAAGAATTAAATAATGCTTATCTCCATAATGAGAAACATTTTTCACCAAATTATATAAAAgatgatactatatctacttctTTTTGGGAAGAAGacaaaaatgtaataataaataatgtacGTAAAAAACTTAACAATTCAAGTGCACGTGCATCAAACGACGATTTAAATTATATTGCAATTGAAGCACTTCCAATAAAGAATAGAACACACACGACAGTACGCCGGGTGTCATCTTTCCATGGTAATGAATttacaaatacaaatacatATTCCGttgaaaaagttgaaaaattgaagaagaCAAACAGTCagcaaaatattattttaaataatacatctGCCACTAAGTCGACTCCGAAATTTGATGGTTGGAGAAAAGCAACTATGTCCTGGAAAGATGCTGAGGGATATTTTACCTCGGCTACCCAAACGAATACCCCGGTTACTCAAACTGGTCGTGCATCGATTGCGAAATTAAGAACTCAAAATGCAGGAATGGTATTAGCTAAAGCTAAATTATTCGATGAATGTACAACAAAAGTATACGGACAAAAtgctattttaaataaaaaaaatgatttactAAGTACAACTAATGATCAGTGTCGAAAGTCGAGCAGAAatgtaaaaaacaaaaactcGAGGCATTCACCTTCTCAAATTATAGTGGAAACAGAGAACGCGACTTCAAATTTAAATCAGGAAGGTGGTAAAACGTGTTATTACATTTCTCAAAATAAGCAACTTAATATGATTTCTAACGCAACAAATCACCAGAAGGAGAATATTACTGTAAAAACACCGCCTTCGGTAAAAAAAGGGTCTCCGTTATTGCAGGAGTCAAGGTTGAGTACGTACAAAGCCGATAGCAATGCACTATGTAAAACTCCACATATTAAGAAACCATTGACTGTAAAAACACCTAAAAGTGCTAAGTCACTAGTAAAGAAACCTACAGTAGATTCTCGTAGAACGCCTTTAAAGGCTGTTAGTCAGTTAGGAACATCAAAATATCAAAGTCCTAAAAGTATTTTGAAAACAAGAACTGTTCATAGATATGCTTAA